In the Candidatus Omnitrophota bacterium genome, AAGAGCTTGGAGACGACCTCGAACCCGGGTTTGGGTTTCCTGTCCCACGTCAGGATGCCCCAGTATTCTTCGATATTCGGGTCCTGGACAGAGGGATTGCCGCCCTTCCACCACTCGTCTGTCCATTCAAATATTACTATGCCGGCCAAGTCGCTGCCGATGGCCTCCATCTGTGTTTTCAGGGCTTTGTCCTGGGTCTCTTTCTTGACGAAAGTGCTGTATCCGGTCTCGGTTATGAAAATAGGCTTATTGTATTTCTTGGATATCGCTTTCATCTCTTTAACGACATCTAGCGCGTTTTCCTTCCCGCGCCAATTGAAGCCGTGCCCTCCGATATAGGCGTTGCAGCCGATAACGTCCAGGAAATCAAACCCAAGGTCGAACCCCTTTACTTTGAGAATGTTGGCCGCCGTCACCGGGCGGCTCTTGTCCGCGGCCTTTACCGCGAGATATATCTCTTTCATGAAATTATTTACCTTGTCGAACCCGTAGCGCGGCACCGGATTGCCCGGTTCGTCATAACAGAACGGCGCGTCGTTCCATATGCTCCACATGAGGATACAGCGCCTGTTCCTGTGTTTTTTCACGACGTCCAAGGCCATTCTTTTGAGGGCTTTCAGCTCGACGTCGGACGCATAATCGGTGTAGGCGGAAGGATAGATGACCTGCTCTATTATTTTGAGATCGTATTTCTCGGCCAGGTCGAGCAGCGCGTCGGGAAGCGGCTCGTATGTCCTTATCGTATTTATCCCGGCCTCCTTCATCATCCTGAAATCGTTCTCGAAGACCGAGAGTGGTATTTTAGAGAAACACCCGTCGACCCCGGGCGGGAGCCCAGGGGCGCTTATCCCGTAGGCCACACCCTTTATGAAAAATAGCGAGCCGTCGGCGTATACCCTGTTATCCTTGATGACCACGCCCCGCTCCGGTATCCTTCTTGGTATCAGGACCTCTGGCCCTCCCGGCTCCTTCTTTACGATCACTTTCTCGACTTTTTCTCTTTCGGCCGCCCGCTGCCTTTCCAGCTCTTTCTGCTTCTCTACCTCTTTGGCGCGCTGTTCGAGGCGGATGCGCTCTCGCGCGAGTTCCGCGATCTCCTCTTCGGAGGGCGTCTCCATGGAGGCGATCAGCGGACGCTTAAGCGTGATGACACCTGTGGGGACTTCCACCCTGACCGAATCGGCAGTCTCGAGGATGACTTTCCCGACGACCACGCCGCCGGCGGCAAGGGTGACCTTTACCGGCTTCGATGCCTTTATCTCCTCCAGGACCTTGAGCTGGCCTTCGAGCGCTTTTTTA is a window encoding:
- a CDS encoding glycoside hydrolase family 2 TIM barrel-domain containing protein — protein: MQTPQDRSGIERRRYIRLSTVFPVELEIVSLDDKEVYSEFHQAFTRDVSEGGMCLEVNNLKDDLAEKLKNKSAKLRLQINMPFSAKPIAAVAEAAWLKKISEGRPNKYLIGIYYEQISDKERKGIVNHARLLQFKPVLVAAAIVILAVAVAVTRVEVVKKEALRKEAEKKIAIIEAERSKLASSLEELRTSRDELETKLKGFEQSRIDLEKKLEAAKAEAQAKPEEIAKLEAELASAKNKSEELNKELSRVADGKKALEGQLKVLEEIKASKPVKVTLAAGGVVVGKVILETADSVRVEVPTGVITLKRPLIASMETPSEEEIAELARERIRLEQRAKEVEKQKELERQRAAEREKVEKVIVKKEPGGPEVLIPRRIPERGVVIKDNRVYADGSLFFIKGVAYGISAPGLPPGVDGCFSKIPLSVFENDFRMMKEAGINTIRTYEPLPDALLDLAEKYDLKIIEQVIYPSAYTDYASDVELKALKRMALDVVKKHRNRRCILMWSIWNDAPFCYDEPGNPVPRYGFDKVNNFMKEIYLAVKAADKSRPVTAANILKVKGFDLGFDFLDVIGCNAYIGGHGFNWRGKENALDVVKEMKAISKKYNKPIFITETGYSTFVKKETQDKALKTQMEAIGSDLAGIVIFEWTDEWWKGGNPSVQDPNIEEYWGILTWDRKPKPGFEVVSKLFNSIPTDSLGYSP